A genomic stretch from Sporocytophaga myxococcoides DSM 11118 includes:
- a CDS encoding acyltransferase family protein, which translates to MSNSKLRKLESVRGVAAVYVVFHHINQLYPFKYNYLNYIFRFGQEAVILFFLMSGFVIYYSIFSKENQPKDFKSYFVKRFKRIYPLFTLALLLSYVTSCFYSGEILPVQSGVLIGNLLNLQDFSSGKPGVWVNPYYGNLPLWSLSYEWWFYMIFWVIIKIPFNRQFICVCAISALGVISYSLFPNSASLVLTYLVIWWVGAELAKLYLTKTTIRYKDIVQLLIGLGTVSLVLLIPVIKNVGSLQMGLHPVLELRHFLVSIFFILCAITWKQFQFIGFEPIFGMFSHIAPISYGIYISLPFYHGNFIFADALFHLY; encoded by the coding sequence ATCACATAAACCAGCTTTATCCATTTAAATACAATTATTTGAATTACATATTCAGATTTGGGCAAGAAGCTGTAATATTATTCTTTTTGATGTCTGGTTTCGTTATTTATTATTCAATATTTTCTAAAGAAAATCAGCCTAAAGATTTTAAAAGTTATTTTGTGAAGCGCTTCAAAAGGATTTATCCTTTATTTACTCTGGCTTTACTATTGTCATACGTCACAAGTTGTTTCTATTCAGGAGAAATTTTGCCTGTCCAAAGTGGAGTTCTAATTGGAAATTTACTTAACCTTCAGGATTTCTCTTCTGGTAAGCCTGGGGTTTGGGTAAATCCGTACTATGGAAATTTACCTCTTTGGTCGCTGAGTTATGAATGGTGGTTTTACATGATTTTCTGGGTTATTATAAAGATTCCTTTCAATAGGCAATTTATCTGTGTTTGTGCAATTTCAGCATTAGGAGTTATTTCATATTCCTTATTTCCAAATTCGGCTTCTTTGGTTTTGACATATCTGGTAATTTGGTGGGTGGGAGCTGAACTTGCTAAATTATATCTAACTAAAACCACTATAAGATATAAAGATATTGTTCAATTGCTCATAGGCTTAGGAACCGTTTCATTAGTACTGTTAATTCCAGTGATTAAAAATGTTGGTTCCCTTCAAATGGGTTTACATCCTGTTCTTGAGTTAAGACACTTTCTCGTTTCAATATTTTTCATACTATGTGCCATTACTTGGAAACAATTTCAGTTTATCGGTTTTGAACCAATTTTCGGGATGTTTTCTCATATTGCCCCAATATCGTATGGAATATATATATCATTACCCTTTTATCATGGGAATTTCATATTTGCCGACGCACTTTTCCATTTATATTAG
- a CDS encoding acyltransferase family protein produces MDIVNEYKVNWAVLALTRFFLASIVMMEHLKKFCDVGNWGLYTYFGAFEAILGFLLISGFSIGTSLEKDNGKDFLIRRGKRIYPVFLASIIFQALIVPNFWETSELFKFAINLFFLNQIFSGESFLGVSWTLSTEVWLYCLAPLLRKVRLNILFFLIGFSFMSYCLYTCGRTLFHWNYYSGTSFGINLILLSFIWISGFALALFPERRKIILLIIGGILIGHISITILIQSLYRFKHHEIELLWQIDTLDFVGKALCVILIYGVIAYNHKFPEISNTAKKLFKLLGDISYPLYLTHCTFFFIMAQNKVSNLYVMILGQLLLSLLIYYLFDFYSKRRDSQRQEALVVEKK; encoded by the coding sequence ATGGACATTGTAAATGAGTATAAAGTAAATTGGGCCGTTTTAGCATTAACTAGATTCTTTTTGGCATCTATCGTAATGATGGAGCATTTAAAAAAATTTTGTGATGTTGGCAATTGGGGCTTATATACCTATTTTGGAGCATTTGAAGCTATTCTAGGCTTTTTACTCATAAGCGGCTTTTCAATTGGAACATCTTTAGAAAAGGATAATGGCAAAGATTTCTTAATACGAAGGGGAAAACGTATATATCCTGTATTTCTTGCCAGCATAATTTTCCAGGCATTAATTGTACCCAATTTTTGGGAAACAAGTGAACTATTTAAATTTGCAATTAATTTATTTTTTTTAAATCAAATATTTTCTGGTGAATCATTTTTAGGAGTTTCTTGGACATTATCTACAGAAGTGTGGCTTTATTGTCTTGCACCACTATTAAGGAAAGTGAGGTTGAATATATTATTTTTCTTAATAGGCTTTTCATTTATGTCCTATTGCCTGTACACTTGTGGCCGTACATTATTTCACTGGAATTATTATTCCGGAACTTCGTTTGGTATAAACTTAATCCTCTTATCGTTTATTTGGATTTCGGGTTTTGCATTAGCACTTTTTCCGGAAAGAAGGAAGATAATACTTCTTATTATTGGGGGAATATTAATAGGTCATATATCGATTACAATTTTAATTCAATCTCTTTATAGGTTCAAGCACCATGAAATTGAATTGTTATGGCAAATAGACACTCTTGACTTTGTCGGAAAGGCTCTTTGTGTTATTTTGATTTACGGAGTCATTGCCTATAATCATAAGTTTCCAGAAATTTCTAATACAGCTAAAAAACTATTTAAGTTATTGGGCGATATTTCTTATCCATTGTATTTAACACATTGTACATTCTTTTTCATAATGGCTCAAAATAAAGTAAGTAATTTATATGTGATGATTCTAGGTCAATTGCTTTTATCCCTTCTAATTTATTACTTATTCGATTTCTATAGTAAAAGAAGAGATTCTCAACGTCAAGAAGCTCTTGTTGTTGAAAAAAAATAG
- a CDS encoding putative colanic acid biosynthesis acetyltransferase, producing MAKVNTNKYQSLNSFVIPPNFRGKSGIVVQLWWIVEALLFNPSPQILYGWRRFLLRLFGAKIGKGVIIRPSVKTTYPWKLSIGDYSWIGDNVVLYSLGEINIGSNAVISQKSYLCTGSHDFEKTTFDIFAKEITVEDETWIASDVFIGPGVTIGCGAVVGARSSVFKSVEGGFVYAGNPLSRIKLRNNVSVEIGDVSIKNE from the coding sequence GTGGCAAAAGTAAATACTAACAAATATCAATCTCTTAATTCATTCGTAATCCCCCCAAATTTCCGAGGCAAATCAGGTATAGTGGTACAGCTATGGTGGATTGTAGAAGCATTATTGTTTAATCCTTCTCCACAAATTTTATATGGCTGGAGACGCTTTCTTCTCAGACTATTTGGAGCAAAAATAGGCAAAGGTGTTATTATAAGGCCGTCTGTAAAAACTACCTACCCATGGAAATTAAGCATTGGAGATTATTCTTGGATTGGAGATAATGTGGTACTGTATAGTCTGGGAGAAATCAATATTGGAAGCAATGCTGTAATCTCTCAGAAATCCTATTTATGTACAGGTTCTCACGATTTTGAAAAAACTACATTTGATATTTTTGCAAAAGAGATAACGGTTGAGGATGAGACTTGGATTGCATCTGACGTATTTATTGGGCCTGGCGTGACTATTGGGTGCGGAGCTGTAGTTGGGGCAAGGAGTTCCGTATTTAAGAGTGTTGAAGGAGGATTTGTATATGCTGGAAATCCTTTGAGTAGAATCAAATTGCGAAATAATGTTTCTGTTGAAATTGGTGATGTCAGTATAAAAAATGAGTAA
- a CDS encoding acyltransferase family protein — protein MSKVPEGEKEELFSIHFLKFLSLIGVVFIHYSFFFKEQRFHSEIFRFCVPIFILSSVFLFERANIHKELGLSFLSKRLLRLSIPFICWSVVYFLIFPHRQTAPLKILTTHFLGYGWSGQYYFFILFQVTIIYFFIRRVKLINGYYLLAIGVSTLIIYWILFYGIYRNALVLKISNRLFIYWTFYIIVAIWLARNYSNIRNHKYRRSVWLVALLMSFPLLISLEEHFYPITGRLEEYCKVSILIASTCLFGLVLMEESLVKIIISDHLKNLIRMVSKYSLGIFCLNPLVITMFQKVAIYYRIQNGNILISIPLIIIICVSISLVLEKLKLGVLIK, from the coding sequence ATGAGTAAAGTTCCAGAAGGAGAAAAGGAAGAACTATTCTCTATTCATTTTTTGAAATTCTTATCGCTAATTGGTGTTGTTTTTATTCATTATTCATTCTTTTTTAAGGAACAAAGATTCCACTCCGAAATATTTAGATTCTGTGTACCTATTTTTATTTTATCAAGTGTATTCTTATTCGAAAGAGCGAATATTCATAAGGAACTCGGCCTCTCATTTCTATCAAAAAGATTATTAAGATTATCAATACCTTTCATCTGTTGGAGCGTTGTTTATTTCTTAATCTTTCCTCATAGACAAACTGCCCCCTTAAAAATTCTTACGACACATTTTCTTGGATACGGTTGGTCTGGGCAATACTATTTTTTTATTCTCTTTCAGGTTACCATTATTTATTTTTTTATTCGTAGAGTTAAGTTAATTAATGGATATTATTTGCTAGCTATAGGAGTTTCAACATTAATCATTTATTGGATTCTATTTTATGGGATCTACAGAAATGCCCTGGTTTTAAAAATCAGTAACAGGCTTTTTATTTATTGGACATTCTATATAATTGTCGCAATTTGGTTAGCAAGAAACTATAGTAACATCCGAAATCATAAATATCGGAGATCTGTATGGTTAGTAGCATTACTAATGTCGTTTCCATTGCTCATCTCCCTGGAAGAACATTTTTATCCCATTACAGGACGATTAGAAGAATATTGCAAAGTTTCAATACTGATAGCTTCAACGTGTCTTTTCGGATTGGTTTTAATGGAGGAGAGTTTGGTGAAAATAATTATATCAGATCATTTAAAGAATTTAATAAGAATGGTATCAAAATATTCTTTAGGAATTTTTTGTCTAAATCCATTAGTGATAACCATGTTTCAAAAAGTGGCAATCTATTATAGGATACAAAATGGAAATATTTTGATTTCAATTCCACTTATAATTATCATATGCGTTTCAATATCCTTAGTTTTGGAAAAACTTAAACTCGGGGTTCTGATAAAGTAA
- a CDS encoding WcaI family glycosyltransferase codes for MRILVFGINYAPELTGIGKYTGEMCEWLAGQGHDVEVITSMPYYPEWKIKKAYQGRWWFTETINKVKVRRTFFYVPEKVTGTTRIAHEFSFLLSSSVWWLKALFKKYDLVISPYPPLIIGIWPYLYSRFHKTKWVFHIQDLQVDAARDLGLIKNKRLLYILEHVERFFLRKANSVSSISEGMKKKILEKGISEEKYIMLPNWVDIDFIRPMSKEESMRRELGFEEKDIIILYSGNMGEKQGLEAVIPMAQKFANKSEVKIVLAGEGAAKERLMKETEANRLKNITFLPIQPYEKLSAFLAIADFHLVLQKKAASDLLLPSKLLSILSAGGCAIVTAVENSSLHKMIGETNAGWLAEPENIEDLIRILENAIDSPSKNIQKKENARKYALKYLNKDEILSNFQNVISGQS; via the coding sequence ATGAGAATTTTAGTATTTGGAATAAATTATGCGCCTGAGTTAACAGGTATAGGTAAGTATACAGGAGAAATGTGTGAATGGCTTGCCGGACAAGGTCACGATGTAGAGGTAATAACTTCCATGCCCTATTATCCTGAATGGAAGATTAAAAAAGCCTATCAGGGTAGATGGTGGTTTACCGAAACAATCAATAAAGTAAAAGTCAGAAGAACTTTTTTTTACGTTCCTGAAAAAGTGACGGGGACAACCAGAATTGCGCATGAGTTTTCCTTTTTATTATCCTCCTCAGTCTGGTGGCTCAAAGCGCTTTTTAAGAAATATGATCTTGTTATATCTCCCTATCCTCCATTGATCATAGGTATCTGGCCGTATTTATATTCTAGATTTCATAAAACTAAATGGGTATTCCACATTCAGGACCTTCAGGTAGATGCAGCCAGAGATTTAGGTTTAATAAAAAATAAACGTTTACTATATATTCTTGAACACGTAGAACGTTTTTTTCTCAGAAAGGCAAATTCTGTATCTTCGATTAGTGAAGGCATGAAAAAGAAAATTCTTGAGAAAGGAATTTCTGAGGAAAAATATATCATGCTACCTAATTGGGTTGATATTGATTTTATTAGACCTATGTCAAAAGAGGAATCTATGCGCAGAGAATTAGGGTTTGAGGAGAAAGATATTATCATCTTGTATTCCGGGAATATGGGCGAAAAGCAAGGGCTTGAGGCTGTAATACCTATGGCTCAAAAATTTGCAAACAAGTCTGAGGTGAAAATAGTACTCGCTGGGGAAGGTGCTGCAAAAGAACGATTGATGAAAGAAACAGAAGCAAATCGTTTAAAGAATATAACATTTCTCCCTATTCAGCCTTATGAAAAGCTTTCGGCATTTCTTGCTATTGCAGATTTTCATCTTGTTTTACAGAAAAAAGCAGCATCTGATTTATTGCTACCATCAAAACTCTTATCCATCCTTTCTGCAGGCGGATGCGCCATTGTCACCGCAGTGGAGAATTCTTCATTGCATAAAATGATTGGAGAAACAAATGCAGGATGGCTCGCTGAACCAGAAAATATAGAAGATTTGATCAGAATATTAGAGAATGCGATTGATTCCCCTTCAAAAAATATACAGAAGAAGGAAAATGCGCGAAAATACGCATTGAAATATCTGAATAAAGATGAGATATTGAGCAATTTTCAAAACGTTATTTCAGGTCAATCGTAA